The proteins below are encoded in one region of Methanosarcina barkeri 3:
- a CDS encoding TrmB family transcriptional regulator, with protein MMNEKLLAKIGLNKYESSVYLTLLKQDSMEASKLSHASKVPIGKIYEVLKTLKNYELVEIQMSRPQRYRAVDPKSALKLMYRRKEEETLNELKMLKETFDEIEREFYNDNSPQNVETVFWPDRFRNNELNDMVTSFFEKIEHEICVVIHIKYKPGGSELYDASISTFSKAYLSLVQRGIKVRILDPGSQLLPSLKELIDSIEDLSLKRHLKNLMEVRILETEYNFSIIDSRITLLDIEDQFNMSRNLGMTRIYDESYAKRFKTKFDELWAKGELFL; from the coding sequence ATGATGAATGAAAAATTACTTGCAAAAATTGGATTGAACAAGTATGAGAGTTCAGTTTACCTGACACTATTAAAACAAGATTCTATGGAAGCAAGCAAATTATCACATGCATCGAAAGTCCCTATAGGAAAGATCTACGAGGTTCTCAAAACCCTCAAAAACTATGAACTTGTCGAAATTCAAATGTCACGGCCACAGAGATACAGGGCGGTTGATCCTAAAAGCGCATTAAAACTTATGTACAGAAGAAAAGAGGAAGAAACACTCAATGAGCTCAAAATGCTCAAAGAAACATTTGATGAAATCGAAAGGGAATTTTACAACGACAATTCCCCACAAAATGTTGAAACTGTCTTCTGGCCTGACAGGTTTCGTAATAATGAACTAAATGATATGGTGACTTCATTTTTTGAGAAAATCGAGCATGAAATATGTGTTGTAATCCATATTAAGTACAAACCTGGAGGATCCGAGCTATATGATGCCTCAATATCCACCTTTAGCAAAGCTTATTTGAGTTTAGTACAGCGTGGCATAAAAGTTAGAATTTTAGATCCGGGATCACAATTACTGCCATCATTAAAAGAGCTTATTGATTCAATAGAAGATCTATCACTTAAACGCCATCTTAAGAATCTGATGGAAGTAAGAATTTTGGAAACCGAATACAATTTTTCAATCATTGATTCCAGGATAACCCTGCTCGATATTGAAGACCAGTTCAATATGAGTAGAAACCTCGGTATGACACGGATATATGATGAATCATATGCGAAGCGATTCAAGACAAAATTTGATGAACTTTGGGCAAAGGGTGAACTATTTCTTTGA
- a CDS encoding PKD domain-containing protein — protein MKFLPIFLILIFFLTSTASATVTIFPTPLGAGTPPATARITCSCGNSYIDYTATAVSNDPRIVQLKDISTGNETYIRWDFGDGTSLEGTNITPSLKNPVHTFPKNGYYISCMTTRNSCCGQKLWVHMTIIITDGNATVPFKAPVTAFSAAPTSGEASLKVQFTDKSSPFPYTDKSTGVSTSWKWSFGDGTYSTVQYPSHTYSKAGNYTVSLTIKNAKGSNTKTIKNYIVVNDLKVPVAAFSASPTSGKAPLNAAFTDKSTGSPASWVWDFGDGSKSFLQNPIHKYSRAGVYTVSLTVKNAKGSNTATKTAYVQVTDKPVANFTSNLVSGKPALKVQFTDKSAGSPASWQWSFGDGSQSFVQNPVHKYSKTGKYTVSLTVKNDGGSSTVTKTGYIQVRDKPVAAFSASPTSGKAPLNVAFTDKSTGTPSGWIWDFGDGSKSFIQSPTHKYSKAGTYTVSLTVKNDKGSSTVTKTNYITVIDKPVAAFSASPTSGKTPLNVAFTDKSTGSPASWQWSFGDGSRSFIQNPVHKYTKTGKYTVSLTVKNAKGSNIKTMSEYIAVS, from the coding sequence ATGAAGTTCTTACCAATCTTTTTAATACTTATCTTCTTTCTCACGTCTACTGCTTCTGCAACAGTTACTATATTCCCTACCCCTCTTGGTGCAGGAACTCCTCCAGCGACAGCTCGTATAACCTGCTCCTGCGGGAATAGTTATATTGATTATACAGCGACAGCGGTTTCGAACGATCCGCGAATAGTACAACTTAAGGATATATCAACAGGTAATGAGACATATATCAGATGGGACTTTGGAGACGGAACCTCTCTCGAAGGAACAAATATTACTCCATCACTAAAAAATCCGGTACATACGTTTCCAAAGAATGGTTATTACATTAGTTGTATGACTACCAGGAATAGTTGTTGTGGTCAGAAGTTATGGGTTCATATGACTATTATTATTACTGATGGAAATGCTACTGTGCCTTTTAAAGCTCCAGTTACTGCTTTTTCGGCAGCTCCAACCTCAGGAGAAGCATCACTAAAGGTACAGTTTACTGATAAAAGTTCACCGTTTCCATATACTGATAAGAGTACAGGAGTTTCAACCTCATGGAAATGGAGCTTCGGAGATGGCACATATTCAACAGTTCAATATCCTTCACACACTTACAGTAAAGCAGGAAACTATACTGTCAGTTTAACAATAAAGAATGCTAAGGGCAGTAACACTAAAACAATAAAGAACTACATTGTCGTAAACGATTTGAAAGTTCCAGTTGCTGCTTTTTCGGCGTCCCCAACTTCAGGAAAAGCACCATTAAATGCTGCCTTTACTGACAAGAGCACAGGGTCACCAGCTTCATGGGTATGGGACTTTGGAGACGGATCAAAGTCATTCCTCCAGAATCCAATTCATAAGTATTCCAGGGCAGGAGTATATACTGTTAGCTTAACTGTGAAGAATGCTAAAGGCAGTAACACTGCAACAAAAACAGCATATGTACAGGTGACAGATAAACCGGTTGCAAATTTCACCAGTAATTTAGTATCAGGAAAACCCGCTCTCAAGGTGCAGTTTACTGACAAGAGCGCAGGATCACCAGCTTCATGGCAATGGAGTTTTGGAGACGGATCGCAGTCATTTGTCCAGAACCCGGTGCATAAGTATTCAAAAACAGGAAAATATACCGTTAGCTTAACAGTAAAGAACGATGGGGGCAGCAGTACGGTAACAAAAACAGGTTATATACAGGTAAGGGACAAACCTGTTGCTGCATTCTCTGCGTCCCCGACTTCAGGAAAAGCACCACTTAATGTTGCCTTTACTGACAAAAGCACAGGAACACCTTCTGGCTGGATTTGGGACTTTGGAGACGGATCAAAATCGTTCATCCAGAGTCCAACGCATAAGTATTCAAAAGCAGGAACATATACCGTTAGCTTAACAGTAAAGAATGACAAGGGCAGTAGTACGGTAACAAAAACAAACTATATAACAGTGATAGATAAACCTGTTGCTGCATTTTCTGCATCCCCAACTTCAGGAAAAACACCGTTAAATGTTGCCTTTACTGACAAAAGCACAGGATCACCAGCTTCATGGCAGTGGAGTTTTGGAGACGGATCGAGGTCATTTATCCAGAACCCGGTGCATAAGTATACAAAAACAGGAAAATATACCGTTAGCTTAACAGTAAAGAATGCTAAAGGCAGTAATATTAAAACTATGTCTGAGTATATCGCAGTATCCTGA
- the pdxT gene encoding pyridoxal 5'-phosphate synthase glutaminase subunit PdxT, with translation MKIGVIAIQGAVSEHVDALKRALKERGISAEVVAVKHKGVIPECSGIVIPGGESTTLCRLLAREGIAEEIKDAAGRGVPILGTCAGLIVLAKEGDEQVEKTSQELLGIMDTRVNRNAFGRQRDSFEAELEVEILDSPFTGVFIRAPGIVSCGPGVRVLSRLDDLIIAAEQGNVLVLAFHPELTEDLRIHQYFLDKILKNA, from the coding sequence ATGAAGATAGGTGTAATCGCTATTCAAGGAGCGGTTTCTGAGCATGTTGATGCTTTAAAAAGAGCACTCAAGGAAAGAGGAATAAGTGCAGAGGTAGTTGCAGTAAAGCATAAGGGTGTTATTCCGGAGTGCAGCGGAATTGTGATCCCTGGCGGGGAGAGTACCACACTTTGCAGGCTGCTTGCCCGTGAGGGAATTGCAGAGGAGATAAAGGATGCGGCTGGAAGAGGAGTTCCGATCCTTGGGACCTGTGCAGGTTTGATTGTGCTTGCAAAGGAGGGTGACGAGCAGGTTGAGAAAACCAGCCAGGAACTGCTTGGAATTATGGATACAAGGGTCAACAGAAATGCTTTCGGAAGGCAGAGAGATTCTTTTGAAGCCGAACTTGAAGTCGAGATCCTTGATTCTCCTTTTACCGGTGTATTTATAAGAGCTCCCGGAATCGTGAGCTGCGGGCCTGGAGTTCGTGTACTTTCCAGGCTTGATGACCTGATTATCGCTGCAGAGCAGGGAAATGTACTGGTTCTTGCATTCCATCCGGAATTAACTGAGGATTTGAGGATTCACCAGTATTTCCTGGACAAGATACTTAAAAATGCATAA
- a CDS encoding phosphatase PAP2 family protein translates to MDKIEYICRQMVNQESKPLFQTEPILYLQSLGNDWLTFLMILITSMGSSAFLVTIIIIITFGINFRKGFLLFQLLIWTGLTTEIIKTVVAFPRPDYVDNRVLNLEHGVRSTSPFNGSGPDGIFELPDRKVLKTFRLQEALSPSPFGFPSGHVAITTALWGGSSAIFNSRKIKTMAPFMVLLVALSRMYLGRHFLGDILGGAIIGLLFLTAFTLFLKSSLKDDFFKKENFELTFRTKNLIIYLFLFVIPLVLIASSMISAEVAGFFLGTNAAYVLIIRKGLPDDSGSSGQRILRILIGLLLFGISSFVLDVGFHNTETVTYFSLKFIEFLKAFIPACTIWVSVVVCTKLNLYRRERELLSDRKGAFKQSKHEME, encoded by the coding sequence ATGGATAAAATTGAGTACATCTGCAGGCAAATGGTTAATCAGGAGTCAAAACCCTTGTTCCAGACCGAACCTATACTCTATCTGCAATCCCTTGGAAACGATTGGCTGACATTCCTCATGATTCTGATAACTTCAATGGGGTCGTCGGCTTTTTTAGTTACCATAATAATTATCATAACTTTTGGGATCAATTTCCGGAAAGGTTTTCTTCTGTTCCAGCTTTTAATCTGGACAGGACTGACTACCGAAATAATTAAGACAGTAGTTGCCTTTCCAAGGCCGGACTACGTAGACAATAGAGTACTTAACCTTGAACACGGAGTGAGAAGCACGTCCCCTTTCAATGGAAGTGGACCTGATGGGATATTTGAACTTCCTGATAGAAAAGTTCTTAAAACCTTCCGCCTTCAAGAAGCACTTTCTCCTTCACCTTTCGGTTTTCCTTCAGGGCATGTTGCAATTACGACCGCACTCTGGGGAGGAAGCTCTGCAATTTTCAACAGCAGGAAAATCAAAACGATGGCTCCTTTTATGGTATTGCTTGTAGCCCTATCAAGGATGTACCTGGGAAGACATTTCCTGGGAGATATTCTGGGAGGAGCTATTATAGGTTTACTTTTCCTGACGGCTTTTACCCTCTTTCTCAAAAGCTCCCTGAAAGATGACTTTTTCAAGAAAGAGAATTTTGAACTTACATTCAGAACCAAGAACCTTATTATATATTTGTTTCTGTTTGTTATCCCTCTTGTTCTTATAGCTTCATCCATGATAAGTGCAGAAGTAGCGGGTTTTTTCCTTGGTACGAATGCGGCATATGTTTTGATTATACGAAAAGGACTCCCTGATGATTCTGGAAGTTCTGGACAGAGAATTTTGAGGATATTAATTGGACTTTTATTATTCGGAATCTCCAGCTTTGTTCTTGATGTGGGATTCCATAATACAGAAACTGTAACCTATTTCAGCCTTAAATTTATTGAGTTTTTAAAAGCTTTCATACCTGCTTGTACAATCTGGGTGTCTGTAGTTGTCTGCACAAAGCTCAACCTGTATAGAAGAGAAAGAGAACTCTTAAGCGATCGAAAAGGAGCTTTTAAACAGTCCAAACACGAAATGGAGTAG
- a CDS encoding ATP-binding cassette domain-containing protein — translation MSAIIVKELTKKFGEFTAVDSVSFSVEPGELFGLLGPNGAGKTTIINMLTTLLLPTSGEAEIAGYELGRDPDSIRTNIGIIFQDPSLDIGLTGRENLEFHAMMYNIRSEERKKRIQEVFDVVGLTDKAEILVENYSGGMKRRLEIARGLIHYPKVLFLDEPTLGLDAQTRRSIWEYIRNLNRNYGTCVILTTHYMEEADFLCDRIAIIDHGKIIALDTPSGLKSRLLGDCVSLTIEGRVDLIATALGEKEWVREVISDGKTLDLILSDYEKNIPDIFQTASNLGVGISSINFSKPSLEDVFIRLTGSIIREQEGSRKSVRQERMRRRMLR, via the coding sequence ATGAGTGCAATAATAGTTAAAGAGTTGACAAAAAAATTTGGAGAATTTACTGCCGTTGACAGCGTCTCATTTTCGGTTGAGCCCGGAGAACTTTTCGGGCTTTTAGGCCCTAATGGTGCGGGAAAGACGACTATAATCAATATGCTGACTACTCTTCTTCTTCCTACGTCAGGAGAAGCTGAAATTGCAGGATATGAGCTTGGAAGAGATCCTGATTCGATCAGGACTAATATAGGAATAATATTTCAGGACCCTTCACTTGATATAGGGCTTACCGGGAGAGAAAATCTTGAATTCCATGCCATGATGTACAACATCCGTTCAGAGGAGCGGAAAAAAAGAATTCAGGAAGTGTTTGATGTTGTGGGGCTGACTGACAAAGCTGAAATTCTTGTTGAAAATTATTCGGGCGGAATGAAGAGGCGGCTTGAAATCGCAAGGGGGCTTATTCATTATCCAAAGGTTTTGTTTCTGGATGAACCTACTCTCGGGCTTGACGCACAGACTCGGAGATCAATATGGGAGTACATAAGAAACCTGAATAGAAATTACGGTACATGTGTCATTCTGACTACCCATTATATGGAAGAAGCTGACTTCCTATGTGATAGAATTGCGATAATTGATCATGGAAAGATAATTGCACTCGATACTCCGTCAGGTCTGAAGAGCCGTTTACTTGGGGACTGTGTCAGCCTGACTATTGAAGGAAGGGTCGATCTCATCGCGACTGCACTTGGGGAGAAAGAATGGGTAAGGGAAGTTATTTCTGATGGAAAAACGCTTGATCTCATTCTATCGGATTATGAAAAAAATATCCCTGACATTTTTCAGACTGCCTCCAACCTGGGTGTCGGGATCAGTTCGATAAATTTCAGTAAACCAAGCCTTGAAGATGTTTTTATTCGCCTGACAGGCTCAATAATACGGGAACAGGAAGGCAGCAGGAAGTCAGTAAGACAGGAAAGGATGAGAAGGAGGATGCTCCGATGA
- the pdxS gene encoding pyridoxal 5'-phosphate synthase lyase subunit PdxS has protein sequence MDFEKLRHGTELIKRGFARMQKGGVIMDVTTPEQARIAEEAGAVAVMALQAVPADIRKAGGVARMADPEIVQQIIDTVTIPVMAKARIGHFVEAEILEALGVDMVDESEVLTPADPYFHIDKTQFTVPFVCGARNLGEALRRINEGAAMIRTKGEAGTGDVSQAVKHMKQIQGEIRALAGKTKEELILVSREIEAPIELVVETSKMQRLPVVNFAAGGVATPADAALMMRLGADGVFVGSGIFKAENPEKMAKAVVEAVNNFDNPAKLAEISKGVGAGMKGISADMIPAQEALQERGW, from the coding sequence ATGGACTTTGAAAAATTACGACACGGGACTGAACTTATCAAGAGGGGCTTTGCAAGAATGCAGAAAGGGGGTGTGATCATGGATGTTACAACTCCTGAACAGGCCAGAATCGCAGAAGAAGCCGGAGCAGTTGCTGTTATGGCCCTCCAGGCTGTTCCCGCAGATATAAGGAAAGCAGGTGGGGTTGCCCGGATGGCCGACCCTGAGATTGTCCAGCAGATTATTGATACGGTTACTATTCCTGTTATGGCAAAAGCAAGGATAGGACACTTTGTCGAAGCCGAAATCCTGGAAGCCCTTGGCGTTGACATGGTGGATGAATCCGAAGTCCTGACCCCTGCTGACCCCTATTTCCATATAGACAAAACGCAGTTTACCGTGCCTTTTGTCTGTGGAGCCCGAAACCTCGGAGAAGCCCTCAGGAGAATTAACGAAGGGGCAGCCATGATCAGGACCAAAGGAGAAGCAGGAACCGGAGATGTCAGTCAGGCAGTCAAGCATATGAAGCAGATTCAGGGGGAAATCCGTGCTCTTGCCGGGAAGACTAAAGAAGAGCTGATTTTGGTTTCAAGGGAAATCGAAGCTCCGATAGAACTTGTAGTCGAAACCTCAAAAATGCAGCGTCTGCCTGTAGTAAACTTTGCAGCCGGCGGAGTTGCAACCCCTGCAGATGCAGCGCTTATGATGCGCCTTGGGGCAGACGGAGTATTTGTAGGTTCAGGCATTTTCAAAGCCGAAAATCCTGAAAAAATGGCAAAAGCTGTCGTCGAAGCTGTAAACAACTTTGACAACCCTGCAAAACTCGCAGAAATCTCAAAAGGCGTGGGTGCCGGTATGAAAGGCATCAGCGCAGACATGATCCCTGCACAGGAAGCCCTTCAGGAACGCGGTTGGTAA
- a CDS encoding ABC transporter ATP-binding protein, translating to MSLLKINDFKCHYLTDVDTVKAVDGISFEIEEGEILGIVGESGSGKTTVALGIMGLLPENTDVSGEILYRNEVISSLPEPEMDRFRWKDIAIVFQNGLEVMNPVLKVGVQVTEPMIKHLDIIPEKAWSKCADLFRTVGLDPKWMDSYPHQLSGGMRQRVLLAMALSCGPKLLVLDEVTSSLDAFTRKEIRDLLIDLQKNGYTMLVISHDITFVSSVASRIAVMYSGKVIETGPIRDILVLPLHPYTRGLVHSTPDIFVYKDLWGIPGDVPAGDEFKGCPFSPRCTQRIDICNKTSPVLVPAGEGREIACHRGGIASLLAAKNLNFSYRLPDGEYLQAVNNVSLEVMEGEVLAIVGQTGSGKSTLAHILADVIRPERGDVLFMGGNVFGGNYGSRFNGIQIVFQDPFSSTSNRFTVLDAIKEPLYINKIGSNGDRLQMVKSVLELVRLPSNDNFLRKYCGELSGGQRQRVALARAMVMEPKLLIADEITSALDVSTSANILRLLKGLQNRRGFAMIYISHDLSLTLKIADRIAVMNSGRIIEIGNSHDVMLSPSDEYTKRLVGSRIGLCCHTH from the coding sequence ATGAGTCTGCTTAAAATAAATGATTTTAAATGCCACTATTTAACCGACGTTGATACTGTTAAAGCTGTTGACGGCATTTCTTTTGAGATTGAAGAAGGAGAAATTCTGGGTATTGTTGGAGAATCAGGAAGTGGCAAGACCACCGTTGCACTCGGGATCATGGGGCTTTTGCCGGAAAATACAGATGTTTCCGGTGAGATTCTTTACAGGAATGAGGTAATCTCTTCTTTGCCTGAACCTGAAATGGACAGATTCAGATGGAAGGATATTGCAATAGTTTTTCAGAATGGCCTGGAGGTTATGAATCCTGTTCTGAAAGTAGGCGTTCAGGTAACGGAACCAATGATAAAGCACCTTGATATCATCCCCGAAAAAGCATGGAGTAAATGTGCTGATCTATTCAGGACTGTCGGCCTTGACCCTAAATGGATGGATTCATATCCGCATCAGCTTTCCGGAGGTATGAGGCAGAGGGTTCTTCTGGCAATGGCTCTGTCATGTGGCCCTAAACTACTGGTTCTCGATGAAGTTACTTCTTCACTTGATGCATTTACCCGTAAGGAAATCAGGGACCTTCTTATCGATCTTCAGAAGAATGGGTATACGATGTTAGTGATCTCTCATGATATCACTTTCGTGTCTTCTGTTGCTTCCAGAATTGCTGTTATGTATTCAGGAAAGGTTATTGAAACAGGACCTATAAGGGATATTCTCGTACTTCCCCTTCATCCTTATACAAGGGGTCTTGTCCATTCGACTCCGGATATTTTCGTTTATAAAGATTTGTGGGGAATTCCAGGTGATGTACCTGCAGGAGATGAATTTAAGGGCTGTCCTTTTAGCCCGAGATGTACACAGAGAATCGATATATGCAATAAAACTTCCCCGGTTCTGGTACCTGCAGGAGAGGGGCGAGAAATTGCATGCCATAGAGGTGGCATAGCAAGTCTTCTTGCGGCTAAAAATCTGAATTTCAGCTATCGTCTGCCAGATGGAGAATATCTTCAGGCAGTTAATAATGTTAGCCTGGAAGTGATGGAAGGAGAGGTTCTTGCAATTGTCGGACAGACCGGTTCGGGTAAGTCAACCCTTGCGCATATCCTTGCAGATGTAATAAGGCCTGAACGCGGAGATGTATTGTTTATGGGTGGGAATGTTTTCGGTGGAAACTATGGAAGCAGATTCAATGGCATTCAGATAGTATTCCAGGACCCGTTCAGTTCAACCAGCAACAGGTTTACTGTGCTTGATGCAATCAAAGAGCCTCTTTATATCAATAAGATCGGGTCAAACGGAGATAGACTGCAAATGGTTAAAAGTGTCCTTGAACTTGTTCGTCTTCCCAGTAATGATAATTTTCTTCGCAAGTATTGCGGTGAACTCAGCGGCGGTCAAAGGCAGAGGGTTGCACTTGCAAGGGCAATGGTTATGGAGCCAAAACTCCTTATTGCCGATGAGATAACTTCGGCTCTGGATGTTTCAACATCTGCAAATATATTGCGTCTTTTAAAGGGCCTTCAGAACAGGAGAGGATTTGCAATGATATATATTTCACACGATCTCTCCCTTACACTGAAGATTGCTGACAGGATAGCGGTTATGAATTCCGGAAGGATTATAGAGATAGGAAATTCTCATGATGTGATGCTTTCACCTTCTGATGAGTATACAAAAAGGCTTGTGGGTTCGAGAATAGGATTGTGCTGTCATACTCATTAA
- a CDS encoding pyridoxamine 5'-phosphate oxidase family protein, with the protein MVKLTDEMKEDFAKMKIFPFATASKDGEPNVIPIGMCDLQEDGETIWIADNYFNKTRNNLDENPRGAIYVWGPEIKGCYQIKGDIEIKTDGADYEKMYKMVKSKGDRFPAKALAVLKITDVYECKPGAGTEPGQKLL; encoded by the coding sequence ATGGTGAAATTAACTGATGAAATGAAGGAAGACTTTGCAAAGATGAAAATTTTTCCATTTGCAACCGCATCTAAAGATGGAGAACCAAACGTAATACCAATAGGCATGTGCGATCTACAGGAAGATGGAGAAACAATCTGGATCGCAGACAACTATTTTAATAAAACTCGCAACAATCTTGATGAAAACCCAAGGGGAGCAATCTATGTATGGGGTCCGGAAATCAAAGGCTGCTACCAGATAAAAGGAGATATTGAAATCAAGACCGATGGGGCAGATTATGAGAAAATGTATAAAATGGTCAAGAGCAAAGGAGACAGGTTCCCTGCAAAAGCCCTTGCAGTTCTGAAAATTACTGATGTTTATGAGTGCAAACCAGGGGCCGGAACCGAGCCAGGACAGAAACTGCTTTGA
- a CDS encoding cyclopropane-fatty-acyl-phospholipid synthase family protein, producing the protein MMFTKSNKYDFDFVKENMMGPNSMKILEEVSESLRLEKGMRILDLGCGRGLTSIFLAKEYDVTVFATDLWISATENYERIKSMGLEDKIIPIHAEAHDLPFANEFFDVAISVDAYHHFGIEADYLTKHFAPLVKKGGQIAVTVPGLKKEFTNGIPAELVPYWCDDMSLTLHSCDWWYNIWKTSDLVTIQEFKELNCFEEAWKDWLICDNDFARRDIGMMEAEGGNYFNLVSIIATKL; encoded by the coding sequence ATGATGTTTACAAAAAGTAACAAATATGATTTTGATTTTGTTAAAGAAAACATGATGGGACCAAACTCAATGAAGATTCTTGAGGAAGTGTCCGAATCTTTGAGGCTTGAGAAAGGCATGAGAATACTTGATCTTGGCTGTGGGAGAGGGCTGACTTCAATATTCCTGGCAAAAGAATATGATGTTACAGTTTTTGCAACTGATCTCTGGATAAGCGCAACAGAAAACTATGAAAGAATCAAATCAATGGGACTGGAAGATAAGATAATACCAATCCATGCAGAAGCTCACGATTTGCCGTTCGCAAATGAATTTTTTGATGTTGCTATTAGTGTAGACGCCTATCACCACTTTGGAATCGAAGCAGATTATTTAACAAAACATTTTGCTCCACTTGTAAAAAAAGGAGGGCAAATAGCAGTTACAGTTCCAGGCCTGAAAAAAGAATTTACAAATGGTATTCCAGCGGAATTAGTACCATATTGGTGTGATGATATGAGTTTAACTCTGCACTCATGTGACTGGTGGTATAATATATGGAAAACTTCCGATCTGGTAACTATTCAGGAGTTTAAAGAGTTAAATTGTTTTGAAGAAGCATGGAAAGACTGGCTTATATGTGACAACGACTTTGCTCGTAGAGATATAGGAATGATGGAAGCTGAAGGTGGAAACTACTTTAATCTGGTTTCAATCATAGCTACAAAGTTATGA
- a CDS encoding ABC transporter permease: protein MIQARVIYVLWRREMIKYFRVRSRIAGAIGMPAFMLIFQGMGFRKVEFPGLPASIGYFQYLVPGIIGMTLLFTAAYAGMSVIMDKQFGFLKEVMVTPASRISIVLGMISGSATTSIIQALIIMLMSVLLGFRLPLIHAVLFSIVIMVLISMIFINIGLILSSLLKDFHGFSTVINFIAFPLFLLSGALFPVSNLPAPIRILSYFDPLTYGVDALRGILIGHCEFSIVMNISILLTLSILMICSSSYFFRRAEIL, encoded by the coding sequence ATGATTCAGGCAAGAGTTATATATGTTCTCTGGCGGCGTGAGATGATAAAGTATTTCAGGGTCAGGTCCAGAATAGCGGGTGCTATTGGCATGCCGGCTTTTATGCTGATCTTTCAGGGTATGGGCTTTAGAAAAGTGGAATTTCCGGGTCTACCCGCATCAATAGGATATTTTCAGTATCTAGTGCCTGGTATTATCGGAATGACTCTTCTTTTTACGGCTGCTTATGCAGGTATGAGTGTTATAATGGATAAGCAGTTTGGATTTTTAAAAGAGGTTATGGTGACTCCAGCAAGTAGAATCTCTATTGTTCTTGGAATGATCTCCGGAAGTGCAACCACATCAATTATTCAGGCACTTATTATTATGTTGATGTCCGTGTTACTTGGTTTCAGGCTACCTTTGATTCATGCGGTTCTGTTCTCTATCGTGATAATGGTTCTCATATCTATGATCTTTATAAATATAGGATTAATTTTGTCATCCTTATTGAAAGACTTTCATGGGTTCAGTACGGTTATTAATTTTATTGCATTTCCTCTGTTCCTTTTATCTGGAGCTTTGTTTCCGGTTTCAAATTTGCCGGCTCCTATAAGGATTTTATCTTATTTTGACCCTCTGACATATGGTGTTGACGCTTTGCGGGGAATATTGATTGGTCATTGTGAATTCTCAATTGTTATGAATATATCTATTCTTTTAACACTGTCAATTTTGATGATCTGCTCCAGCAGTTATTTCTTCCGGAGGGCAGAGATATTATAG